A window from Hemicordylus capensis ecotype Gifberg chromosome 2, rHemCap1.1.pri, whole genome shotgun sequence encodes these proteins:
- the LRRC23 gene encoding leucine-rich repeat-containing protein 23 isoform X1 encodes MSDEDPEDDYDAEEEKEEARNKGEEEGEGEEKEAAEEEEEEPQVSNPLTEDHLKEGLSLLCKTGNGLAHAFVKLEVKEKELTDITLIQSFIHLRYVDLSDNLLRDLSPLAGLTHLLWLKVDGNQLTSASMEELPYLQIASFASNHLKDTTGINHPRLTSINLKGNEIEIISGLDPAKLSNLYSLELRNNSLKSTAGICLPKLKNLYLAQNSITQIEGLEDLGQLTTIHLRDNQLETLDGFSESLKSLQYLNLRGNAIDQLQEVTKLQVLPMLRALVLLDNPCSDEGDYRMEVLVMLPRLERLDKDFYEEEERAEAEEIRQRRREEELELEREREREKELELEQEQEMEDATLEEAPE; translated from the exons ATGTCAGATGAGGATCCTGAAGATGATTACGATgctgaagaagagaaagaagaggctagaaataaaggggaagaagagggagaaggggaagagaaggaagcagcagaagaggaggaagaagag CCCCAAGTTTCAAACCCTCTCACTGAGGATCATCTGAAGGAAGGCCTCTCGCTTTTGTGTAAAACTGGCAATGGCCTGGCCCATGCCTTTGTGAAATTAGAAGTCAAAGAAAA GGAACTGACAGACATCACCCTCATCCAGAGCTTCATCCACTTACGCTATGTAGACCTGTCAGACAACCTACTCCGAGACCTGTCTCCATTGGCAGGTCTCACACACTTGCTGTGGCTGAAAGTGGATGGCAATCAGCTAACTAGTGCCAGCATGGAAGAGCTGCCATATCTGCAGATTGCCAGCTTTGCCAGTAACCATCTCAAGGACACCACTGGCATTAACCACCCACGCTTGACCAGCATCAACCtgaaag GGAATGAAATTGAGATAATATCTGGACTAGATCCAGCCAAGTTATCAAATCTGTACTCGCTGGAACTGCGGAATAATAGCTTAAAGTCTACAGCTGGAATCTGCCTTCCAAAGCTCAAAAATCTATATCTG GCCCAGAACTCCATTACACAAATAGAGGGCCTGGAGGACCTGGGGCAACTCACAACCATTCATCTGCGTGACAATCAGCTTGAAACCCTGGACGGCTTTTCAGAAAGTTTGAAATCCCTTCAGTACCTCAATTTACG GGGGAATGCAATCGATCAGCTCCAGGAAGTGACAAAGCTACAGGTGTTGCCTATGTTACGAGCTCTGGTCTTGCTAGACAATCCTTGTTCTGATGAGGGAGATTACCGGATGGAAGTCCTAGTGATGCTCCCACGCCTGGAACGCCTTGACAAGGATTTCTACGAGGAAGAAGAACGGGCAGAGGCTGAAGAAAtaaggcagcggcggcgggaaGAAGAGTTGGagctagagagagaaagagagagagagaaggagctagAGCTAGAGCAAGAGCAG GAAATGGAGGACGCTACCCTGGAGGAGGCC
- the LRRC23 gene encoding leucine-rich repeat-containing protein 23 isoform X2: MRILKMITMLKKRKKRLEIKGKKREKGKRRKQQKRRKKRELTDITLIQSFIHLRYVDLSDNLLRDLSPLAGLTHLLWLKVDGNQLTSASMEELPYLQIASFASNHLKDTTGINHPRLTSINLKGNEIEIISGLDPAKLSNLYSLELRNNSLKSTAGICLPKLKNLYLAQNSITQIEGLEDLGQLTTIHLRDNQLETLDGFSESLKSLQYLNLRGNAIDQLQEVTKLQVLPMLRALVLLDNPCSDEGDYRMEVLVMLPRLERLDKDFYEEEERAEAEEIRQRRREEELELEREREREKELELEQEQEMEDATLEEAPE, translated from the exons ATGAGGATCCTGAAGATGATTACGATgctgaagaagagaaagaagaggctagaaataaaggggaagaagagggagaaggggaagagaaggaagcagcagaagaggaggaagaagag GGAACTGACAGACATCACCCTCATCCAGAGCTTCATCCACTTACGCTATGTAGACCTGTCAGACAACCTACTCCGAGACCTGTCTCCATTGGCAGGTCTCACACACTTGCTGTGGCTGAAAGTGGATGGCAATCAGCTAACTAGTGCCAGCATGGAAGAGCTGCCATATCTGCAGATTGCCAGCTTTGCCAGTAACCATCTCAAGGACACCACTGGCATTAACCACCCACGCTTGACCAGCATCAACCtgaaag GGAATGAAATTGAGATAATATCTGGACTAGATCCAGCCAAGTTATCAAATCTGTACTCGCTGGAACTGCGGAATAATAGCTTAAAGTCTACAGCTGGAATCTGCCTTCCAAAGCTCAAAAATCTATATCTG GCCCAGAACTCCATTACACAAATAGAGGGCCTGGAGGACCTGGGGCAACTCACAACCATTCATCTGCGTGACAATCAGCTTGAAACCCTGGACGGCTTTTCAGAAAGTTTGAAATCCCTTCAGTACCTCAATTTACG GGGGAATGCAATCGATCAGCTCCAGGAAGTGACAAAGCTACAGGTGTTGCCTATGTTACGAGCTCTGGTCTTGCTAGACAATCCTTGTTCTGATGAGGGAGATTACCGGATGGAAGTCCTAGTGATGCTCCCACGCCTGGAACGCCTTGACAAGGATTTCTACGAGGAAGAAGAACGGGCAGAGGCTGAAGAAAtaaggcagcggcggcgggaaGAAGAGTTGGagctagagagagaaagagagagagagaaggagctagAGCTAGAGCAAGAGCAG GAAATGGAGGACGCTACCCTGGAGGAGGCC
- the TPI1 gene encoding triosephosphate isomerase, producing the protein MAPRKFFVGGNWKMNGDKKSLGELIQTLNGAKIPADTEVVCGAPSIYLEFARQKLDAKIGVAAQNCYKVPKGAFTGEISPAMIKDVGVTWVILGHSERRHVFGESDELTGQKVAHALAEGLSVIACIGEKLDEREAGITEKVVFAQTKAIADNVKDWSKVVLAYEPVWAIGTGKTATPQQAQEVHEKLRGWLKSNVSDAVAQSTRILYGGSVTGGNCKELASQHDVDGFLVGGASLKPEFVDIINAKH; encoded by the exons ATGGCACCCAGGAAATTCTTCGTAGGCGGGAATTGGAAAATGAATGGCGACAAGAAGAGCCTCGGGGAGCTCATCCAGACCCTCAACGGTGCTAAGATCCCCGCAGACACCG AGGTTGTTTGTGGTGCCCCCTCCATCTACCTCGAGTTTGCCCGCCAGAAGCTTGATGCCAAGATTGGTGTGGCAGCACAGAATTGTTACAAGGTGCCTAAGGGTGCTTTCACAGGAGAAATCAG ccCAGCCATGATAAAGGATGTTGGAGTCACCTGGGTGATCTTGGGACACTCTGAGAGGAGGCATGTCTTTGGCGAATCAGATGAG CTCACTGGGCAGAAGGTGGCCCATGCCTTAGCGGAGGGTCTTAGTGTCATCGCCTGCATTGGAGAGAAACTGGATGAGCGAGAGGCTGGCATCACAGAGAAGGTGGTGTTTGCACAGACCAAGGCTATTGCTG ATAATGTGAAAGACTGGAGCAAAGTGGTTCTTGCCTACGAGCCAGTTTGGGCTATCGGAACTGGTAAAACTGCAACTCCACAGCAG GCCCAGGAAGTCCATGAGAAGCTGAGGGGATGGCTGAAGAGCAATGTGTCAGATGCTGTTGCACAGTCAACTCGCATCCTCTATGGAG GTTCAGtcactggtggcaactgcaaggAACTGGCCTCCCAGCACGACGTGGATGGCTTCCTCGTTGGTGGGGCCTCCCTCAAGCCTGAATTTGTAGACATCATCAACGCAAAACACTGA